One Halichoerus grypus chromosome 1, mHalGry1.hap1.1, whole genome shotgun sequence genomic region harbors:
- the SON gene encoding protein SON isoform X5: MATNIEQIFRSFVVSKFREIQQELSSGRSEGQLNGETNTPNEGNQAGDAAASARSLPNEEIVQKIEEVLSGVLDTELRYKPDLKEASRKSRCVSVQTDPTDEIPTKKSKKHKKHKNKKKKKKKEKEKKYKRQPEESESKAKSHHDGNIDLESDSFLKFDSEPSTMALEHPVRAFGLSETSESPEVMLEPPVVSMEISEPHTLETLKPATKTAELSVASTSVISVQSEQSVAVMLEPSMTKILDSFTTAPVPTTSVVLKSPEPVVTMSTEYQMKPVLKSLETTPPEQSKIMLEPPVAKGLEPSETLVVSSEIPTEVHPEPSTSTTMDFPESSATEGLRLPEQPVEVPSEIADSSMTRPQELLELPKTTALELPESSVASVMELPGPPATSKPELQGPPVTPVLELPGPSATPLPELPGPLSTPVPELLGPPATAVPELPGPSATSVPQLSQELPGLPAPSVGLEPPQEVPEPPVMAQELPGLPAVTAAVELPGQPAVTVAMELTEQPVTTSELEQPMGMTTVEHPGQPEVTTATGLLGQPEAAMVLELPGQPVATTALELPGQPSVTGVPELPGLPSATRALELSGQPVATGALELPGQLMATGALEFSGQSGAAGALELLGQPLATGVLELPGQPGAPELPGQPVATVALEISVQSVVTTELSTMTVSQSLEVPSTTALESYNTVAQELPTTLVGETSVTVGVDPLMAQESHMLASNTMETHMLASNTMDSQMLASNTMDSQMLASNTMDSQMLASSTMDSQMLATSSMDSQMLATSSMDSQMLATSSMDSQMLATSSMDSQMLATSSMDSQMLATSSMDSQMLATSSMDSQMLATSTMDSQMLATSTMDSQMLATSSMDSQMLASGTMDSQMLASGTMDAQMLASGTMDAQMLASSTQDSAMLGSKSPDPYRLAQDPYRLAQDPYRLGHDPYRLGHDAYRLGQDPYRLGHDPYRLTPDPYRMSPRPYRIAPRSYRIAPRPYRLAPRPLMLASRRSMMMSYAAERSMMSSYERSMMSYERSMMSPMAERSMMSAYERSMMSAYERSMMSPMAERSMMSAYERSMMSAYERSMMSPMADRSMMSMGADRSMMSSYSAADRSMMSSYSAADRSMMSSYTADRSMMSMAADSYTDSYTDTYTEAYMVPPLPPEEPPTMPPLPPEEPPMTPPLPPEEPPEGPALPTEQSALTAENTWPTEVPALPPEESVSLSEPSVSQNEISEPSALPANYSVSASDPSVLASEAAVTVPEPPLEPESSVTTTPVESAVVAEEHQVVPERAVTYMVSETPIMSAEPTVLTSESSVTPETAETFDSMKASGHVAPEVSLSLLEPAATNPEPSQSTLELPAMAVSELPAVAVPEPPTGTVPEPPAVAVLETPAVAIADPTAVAVPDPPAEAVPETLALAESEHVTTPVPVVSTLEPAVPGLEPAVSVPQPNAVVSEPSVSVQESTVIISEPAVTVSEQTQVIPTKMVLESTPMILESSVIKGVNLLSGDQNLAPEFGIQEIPMNSDEEPHAEGHLKNDPYESEHGTNIDLNINNHLVAKEVEHNTLVSAASTGAVGEIGEGNILSISETKQCPVLDTCSSVSEADGGTLSSAGPPALEPDAMGTSKGIEFATVSALGSVSNYDVEVSLTTQDTEHDMIISTSPSGGSEADIEGPLPAKDIHLDLPSNNFISKDAEGPLSIKDCDQTLAVALSPKESSGEDKEVPLPTKEILSDSGFSANIDDINEADLVRPLLPKDMERLTSLRAGIEGPLLASEVERDKSAASPVVISIPERASESSSEEKDDYEIFVKVKDTHEKSKKNKNRDKGEKEKKRDSSLRSRSKRSKSSEHKSRKRTSESRSRARKRSSKSKSHRSQTRSRSRSRRRRRSSRSRSKSRGRRSVSKEKRKRSPKHRSKSRERKRKRSSSRDNRKTVRARSRTPSRRSRSHTPSRRRRSRSVGRRSFSISPSRRSRTPSRRSRTPSRRSRTPSRRSRTPSRRSRTPSRRSRTPSRRRRSRSVVRRRSFSISPVRLRRSRTPLRRRFSRSPIRRKRSRSSERGRSPKRLTDLNKAQLLEIAKANAAAMCAKAGVPLPPNLKPAPPPTIEEKVAKKSGGATIEELTEF, translated from the exons ATGGCGACCAACATCGAGCAGATTTTTAGGTCTTTCGTGGTCAGTAAATTCCGGGAAATTCAACAGGAGCTTTCCAG TGGAAGAAGTGAAGGCCAGCTCAATGGTGAAACAAATACACCTAATGAAGGAAACCAGGCAGGTGATGCAGCTGCCTCTGCCAGGAGCCTCCCAAATGAAGAAATAGTTCAGAAGATAGAGGAAGTACTTTCTGGGGTCTTAGATACAGAACTACGATATAAGCCAG acCTGAAGGAGGCCTCCAGAAAAAGTAGATGTGTGTCTGTACAAACAGATCCTACTGATGAAATTCCCACCAAAAAGTCAAAGAAgcataaaaagcacaaaaataaaaagaagaaaaagaagaaagaaaaggaaaaaaagtataaaagacaGCCAGAAGAATCTGAATCAAAGGCGAAATCACATCATGATGGGAACATAGATTTAGAATCGGATTCCTTTTTGAAGTTTGATTCTGAACCTTCAACGATGGCACTGGAGCATCCTGTAAGAGCGTTTGGCCTTTCTGAGACCAGTGAATCTCCTGAGGTTATGTTAGAACCTCCTGTGGTATCAATGGAGATATCAGAGCCACACACTTTAGAAACTCTGAAGCCAGCTACAAAAACTGCAGAACTGTCCGTTGCATCAACATCAGTAATTTCAGTGCAGTCAGAGCAGTCTGTGGCAGTCATGCTGGAACCATCCATGACAAAGATTCTGGATTCCTTTACAACGGCACCAGTGCCTACTACATCAGTAGTGCTAAAGTCACCTGAGCCAGTTGTAACAATGTCAACAGAGTATCAGATGAAGCCTGTGCTGAAATCTTTGGAGACCACACCTCCAGAGCAATCAAAGATCATGTTAGAACCTCCAGTAGCAAAAGGGCTAGAGCCATCAGAAACCCTTGTGGTATCATCCGAGATACCTACTGAGGTACACCCTGAGCCAAGCACATCAACAACAATGGATTTTCCAGAGTCATCCGCAACTGAAGGGCTCAGATTGCCAGAGCAGCCTGTAGAAGTACCATCGGAGATTGCAGATTCATCCATGACAAGACCACAGGAGTTGCTGGAGCTGCCCAAGACCACAGCGTTGGAGCTGCCGGAGTCGTCGGTGGCCTCAGTGATGGAGTTGCCGGGGCCACCTGCGACCTCCAAGCCGGAGTTGCAGGGGCCCCCTGTGACTCCAGTGCTGGAGTTACCTGGGCCCTCTGCTACCCCATTGCCAGAGTTGCCAGGCCCCCTTTCTACCCCAGTGCCTGAGTTGCTAGGGCCCCCTGCAACGGCAGTGCCTGAGTTGCCGGGGCCCTCTGCGACATCAGTGCCACAGTTGTCGCAGGAATTGCCAGGGCTTCCAGCACCATCCGTGGGGTTGGAGCCACCACAGGAGGTACCAGAGCCACCTGTGATGGCACAGGAGTTGCCAGGGCTGCCTGCGGTGACAGCAGCGGTAGAGTTGCCAGGGCAGCCTGCGGTAACAGTAGCAATGGAGTTGACCGAACAACCTGTGACGACGTCAGAGTTGGAGCAGCCTATGGGGATGACAACGGTGGAACATCCTGGGCAGCCTGAGGTGACAACGGCAACCGGGTTGCTGGGGCAGCCTGAGGCAGCGATGGTGCTGGAGTTGCCAGGACAGCCAGTGGCAACGACAGCGCTGGAGTTGCCGGGGCAGCCTTCGGTGACTGGGGTGCCAGAGTTGCCAGGGCTGCCTTCGGCAACTAGGGCACTGGAGTTGTCAGGGCAGCCTGTGGCAACTGGGGCACTGGAGTTGCCTGGGCAGCTCATGGCAACTGGGGCACTGGAGTTCTCGGGGCAGTCTGGGGCAGCTGGAGCACTGGAGCTTTTGGGGCAGCCTCTGGCAACAGGGGTGCTGGAGTTGCCAGGGCAGCCTGGGGCACCAGAGTTGCCTGGGCAGCCTGTGGCAACTGTGGCGCTGGAGATCTCTGTTCAGTCTGTGGTGACAACGGAGCTGTCAACGATGACCGTGTCGCAGTCCCTGGAGGTGCCCTCGACGACAGCGCTGGAATCCTATAATACGGTAGCACAGGAGCTGCCTACTACATTAGTGGGGGAGACTTCTGTAACAGTAGGAGTGGATCCCTTGATGGCCCAGGAATCCCATATGTTAGCTTCTAACACCATGGAGACCCATATGTTAGCGTCCAACACCATGGACTCCCAAATGCTAGCGTCCAACACCATGGATTCCCAGATGCTAGCGTCCAACACCATGGATTCCCAGATGTTAGCCTCTAGCACCATGGACTCCCAGATGTTAGCAACCAGCTCCATGGACTCCCAGATGTTAGCAACCAGCTCCATGGACTCCCAGATGTTAGCAACCAGCTCCATGGACTCTCAGATGTTAGCAACCAGCTCCATGGACTCCCAGATGTTAGCAACCAGTTCCATGGACTCTCAGATGTTAGCAACCAGTTCCATGGACTCCCAGATGTTAGCAACCAGCTCCATGGACTCCCAGATGTTAGCAACCAGCACCATGGACTCCCAGATGTTAGCAACCAGCACCATGGATTCCCAGATGTTAGCTACTAGCTCTATGGATTCTCAGATGTTAGCATCAGGCACTATGGACTCTCAGATGTTAGCCTCCGGCACCATGGATGCTCAGATGTTGGCATCTGGTACCATGGATGCCCAGATGTTAGCATCTAGTACCCAAGATTCTGCTATGTTGGGTTCAAAATCTCCTGATCCCTACAGGTTAGCTCAGGATCCTTACAGGTTAGCTCAGGATCCCTATAGGTTAGGTCATGACCCTTATAGGTTAGGTCATGATGCCTACAGGTTAGGGCAAGACCCCTATAGATTAGGCCATGATCCCTACAGACTAACTCCTGATCCCTATAGGATGTCACCTAGACCCTATAGGATAGCACCCAGGTCTTACAGAATAGCCCCCAGGCCATATAGGTTAGCACCAAGACCCCTGATGTTAGCATCTAGACGTTCTATGATGATGTCCTATGCTGCAGAACGTTCCATGATGTCATCTTACGAACGCTCTATGATGTCCTATGAGCGGTCTATGATGTCCCCTATGGCTGAGCGCTCTATGATGTCAGCCTATGAGCGCTCTATGATGTCAGCCTATGAGCGCTCTATGATGTCCCCTATGGCTGAGCGCTCTATGATGTCAGCTTATGAACGCTCTATGATGTCAGCTTACGAGCGCTCCATGATGTCCCCAATGGCTGACCGATCTATGATGTCCATGGGTGCCGACCGGTCTATGATGTCGTCCTACTCTGCTGCTGACCGGTCTATGATGTCATCGTACTCTGCAGCTGACCGATCTATGATGTCATCTTACACTGCTGATCGTTCAATGATGTCTATGGCAGCTGATTCTTACACCGATTCTTATACTGATACATATACGGAGGCATATATGGTGCCACCTTTGCCTCCTGAAGAGCCTCCAACAATGCCACCATTGCCACCTGAGGAGCCGCCAATGACACCACCATTGCCTCCTGAGGAACCACCAGAGGGTCCGGCATTACCTACTGAGCAGTCAGCATTAACAGCTGAAAACACTTGGCCTACTGAGGTGCCAGCATTACCTCCTGAAGAGTCTGTGTCGCTCTCTGAACCTTCTGTGAGTCAAAATGAGATTTCAGAGCCTTCGGCATTGCCTGCTAATTATTCGGTGTCAGCATCAGATCCTTCGGTGTTAGCATCAGAGGCTGCTGTGACTGTTCCAGAACCACCATTAGAGCCAGAGTCTTCAGTTACAACAACACCTGTAGAGTCTGCTGTAGTAGCAGAAGAACATCAAGTTGTTCCAGAGAGAGCAGTGACTTACATGGTATCTGAAACTCCCATAATGTCAGCTGAACCAACTGTATTAACATCAGAGTCTTCAGTTACGCCTGAGACGGCAGAGACCTTTGATTCCATGAAAGCTTCAGGACATGTTGCCCCAGaggtgtctctgtctctcttagaGCCAGCTGCAACTAATCCAGAGCCATCACAGAGCACTCTAGAGCTGCCAGCCATGGCTGTTTCAGAGCTTCCAGCTGTGGCTGTCCCAGAGCCACCAACTGGGACTGTTCCAGAGCCCCCAGCTGTGGCAGTCCTGGAGACCCCAGCCGTGGCTATCGCAGACCCAACAGCTGTGGCTGTTCCAGACCCACCTGCTGAGGCTGTCCCTGAGACCCTGGCCTTGGCCGAGTCAGAGCATGTTACCACTCCTGTGCCAGTTGTTTCTACCCTGGAGCCCGCTGTGCCTGGCCTGGAACCAGCAGTGTCGGTCCCTCAGCCTAATGCAGTTGTTTCAGAACCATCTGTTTCTGTCCAAGAATCCACTGTGATAATTTCAGAGCCTGCTGTTACTGTCTCAGAGCAGACCCAAGTAATACCAACTAAGATGGTTTTAGAGTCTACACCAATGATACTGGAGTCTAGTGTTATAAAAGGAGTGAATTTACTCTCTGGTGATCAAAATCTTGCTCCAGAGTTTGGCATACAGGAGATTCCCATGAATTCAGATGAAGAGCCACATGCTGAAGGACACCTGAAGAACGACCCTTACGAAAGTGAACATGGTACAAATATAGACCTTAATATAAATAATCATTTAGTTGCTAAAGAGGTGGAGCATAATACATTAGTGTCTGCTGCCAGCACTGGTGCTGTTGGTGAAATTGGTGAAGGGAATATTTTGTCCATCAGTGAGACTAAACAATGCCCAGTATTGGATACCTGTTCTAGTGTTAGTGAAGCTGATGGAGGAACTCTGTCTTCTGCTGGTCCCCCTGCTCTTGAACCTGATGCAATGGGAACTAGTAAGGGTATTGAATTTGCCACAGTATCTGCTCTTGGTTCAGTTAGTAATTATGACGTTGAAGTATCATTAACTACTCAAGATACTGAACATGACATGATAATTTCCACTAGCCCTAGTGGTGGTAGTGAAGCTGACATAGAGGGACCTTTGCCTGCTAAAGACATTCATCTTGATTTACCATCTAATAACTTTATTAGTAAGGATGCGGAAGGACCATTATCTATAAAAGACTGTGACCAGACATTAGCAGTTGCTCTCAGTCCTAAAGAAAGTAGTGGAGAAGATAAAGAAGTACCTCTCCCTACTAAAGAGATACTGTCTGATTCGGGATTTTCTGCCAATATTGATGATATTAATGAAGCAGATTTAGTGAGACCGTTACTTCCTAAGGACATGGAACGCCTTACAAGCCTTAGAGCTGGTATTGAAGGACCTTTACTTGCAAGTGAGGTTGAACGTGACAAATCTGCTGCCAGTCCAGTTGTAATCAGTATACCAGAAAGAGCTTCAGAGTCGTCTTCAGAGGAAAAAGATGATTATGAAATTTTTGTAAAAGTTAAGGATACAcatgagaaaagcaagaaaaacaaaaaccgaGACAAaggtgagaaagagaagaaaagagactcTTCGTTAAGATCTCGAAGTAAGCGTTCCAAGTCTTCTGAACACAAATCACGCAAGCGTACCAGTGAATCTCGTTCTAGGGCAAGGAAGAGATCATCTAAGTCCAAGTCTCATCGCTCTCAAACACGTTCAAGGTCCCGTTCAAGgcgcaggaggaggagcagcaggtCAAGGTCAAAGTCCAGAGGAAGGCGATCTGTATCAAAAGAGAAGCGTAAAAGATCTCCAAAGCACAGGTCGAAgtccagggaaagaaaaagaaaaagatcaagttCCAGGGATAACCGGAAAACAGTTAGAGCTCGCAGTCGCACCCCAAGTCGTCGGAGTCGGAGTCACACTCCAAGTCGTCGAAGAAGATCTAGATCTGTGGGGAGGAGGAGCTTTAGTATTTCCCCAAGCCGCCGCAGCCGCACCCCAAGCCGCCGCAGCCGCACCCCAAGCCGTCGCAGCCGTACCCCAAGCCGCCGCAGCCGCACCCCAAGCCGCCGGAGCCGTACCCCTAGCCGCCGGAGCCGCACCCCTAGCCGCCGGAGAAGATCAAGGTCTGTGGTAAGGAGACGAAGCTTTAGTATCTCACCAGTAAGATTAAGGAGATCACGAACACCCTTGAGAAGAAGGTTTAGCAGATCTCCCATCCGTCGTAAACGATCCAGGTCTTCTGAAAGAGGCAGATCACCTAAACGTCTGACAGATTTAa ataAGGCTCAATTACTTGAAATAGCCAAAGCTAATGCAGCTGCCATGTGTGCTAAGGCTGGTGTTCCTTTACCGCCAAACCTAAAGCCTGCACCTCCACCTACAATAGAAGAGAAAGTTGCTAAAAAGTCAGGAGGAGCTACTATAGAAGAACTAACTGAG TTTTAG